The following are from one region of the Dreissena polymorpha isolate Duluth1 chromosome 2, UMN_Dpol_1.0, whole genome shotgun sequence genome:
- the LOC127868543 gene encoding uncharacterized protein DDB_G0271670-like, protein SSSSSSSSSSSSSSSSSSSSSSSSSGSSRSSNSSSSSSISSSSSSTSSSSSSSSSSSSSSSSSSSSSSSSSSSSSSRRRRSSSSISSSTRSSSSRSSSSSSSSSSSSSSSSRSSSSSSSSSSSSSNSSSSSSISSSSSSTSSSSSSSSSSSSSSSSSSSSS, encoded by the coding sequence agtagtagtagtagtagtagtagtagtagtagtagtagtagtagtagtagtagtagtagtagtagtagtagtagtggtagtagtaggagtagtaatagtagtagtagtagtagtataagtagtagtagtagtagtactagtagtagtagtagtagtagtagtagtagtagtagtagtagtagtagtagtagtagtagtagtagtagtagtagtagtagtagtagtagtagaagaagaagaagtagtagtagtattagcagtagtactagaagtagtagtagtagaagtagtagtagtagtagtagtagtagtagtagtagtagtagtagtagtagaagtagtagtagtagtagtagtagtagtagtagtagtagtaatagtagtagtagtagtagtataagtagtagtagtagtagtactagtagtagtagtagtagtagtagtagtagtagtagtagtagtagtagtagtagtagtagtagt